In a single window of the Rhodoferax saidenbachensis genome:
- the odhB gene encoding 2-oxoglutarate dehydrogenase complex dihydrolipoyllysine-residue succinyltransferase, whose product MAIVEVKVPQLSESVAEATLLQWKKKVGDAVAVDEILIEVETDKVVMEVPAPSAGVIVELVVADGATVAAEQLIARIDTAAVAGASAPAAAPAATAPVAAAPVAAAAPAGNSKAGVAMPAAAKLMADNNLASGSVAGTGKDGRVTKGDVLEAVATGASAPKIVAASTIPTGVPTTLLPQVASPKVQLGDRPEQRVPMSRLRARVAERLLQSQSSNAILTTFNEINMAPVMDMRKRMQERFEKEHGVKLGFMSFFVKAAVHALKKFPVLNASVDGNDIVYHGYFDIGIAVGSPRGLVVPILRNADQMSFADIEKKIAEYGQKAKDGKLGIEEMTGGTFSISNGGTFGSMMSTPIINPPQSAILGVHATKDRAMVENGQVVVRPMNYFAMSYDHRIIDGREAVLGLVAMKEALEDPARLLFDI is encoded by the coding sequence ATGGCTATCGTAGAAGTAAAAGTACCGCAGCTTTCCGAATCCGTGGCAGAAGCCACCTTGCTGCAATGGAAGAAAAAAGTGGGCGACGCAGTCGCAGTGGACGAAATCCTGATCGAAGTCGAAACCGACAAGGTCGTGATGGAAGTCCCAGCACCCAGCGCTGGTGTCATCGTGGAACTGGTGGTTGCGGATGGCGCCACCGTGGCCGCTGAGCAGTTGATCGCCCGCATTGACACCGCAGCTGTGGCCGGTGCATCCGCGCCCGCCGCCGCACCTGCTGCCACTGCCCCGGTTGCAGCCGCACCCGTGGCTGCTGCAGCCCCTGCTGGCAACTCCAAGGCTGGTGTGGCCATGCCCGCCGCTGCCAAGCTGATGGCCGACAACAACCTGGCCAGCGGCTCCGTGGCCGGCACCGGCAAGGACGGCCGTGTGACCAAAGGCGACGTGTTGGAGGCTGTGGCCACCGGCGCATCTGCTCCTAAAATAGTAGCTGCATCCACAATACCTACGGGGGTTCCGACCACTTTGTTGCCCCAAGTGGCATCGCCCAAGGTGCAACTGGGCGATCGCCCCGAGCAACGCGTGCCCATGAGCCGCCTGCGCGCACGCGTGGCCGAGCGTCTGCTGCAATCGCAAAGCAGCAATGCCATCCTGACCACCTTCAACGAAATCAACATGGCCCCGGTCATGGACATGCGCAAGCGCATGCAGGAGCGTTTCGAGAAGGAACACGGCGTGAAACTCGGCTTCATGAGTTTCTTCGTCAAGGCCGCAGTGCACGCGCTGAAGAAGTTCCCCGTATTGAACGCTTCGGTCGATGGCAATGACATCGTCTACCACGGCTACTTCGACATCGGTATCGCTGTTGGATCGCCCCGTGGTCTGGTGGTGCCCATTCTGCGCAATGCAGACCAGATGAGCTTTGCCGACATCGAGAAGAAGATTGCCGAATACGGCCAAAAGGCCAAGGACGGCAAGCTGGGCATTGAAGAAATGACTGGCGGTACCTTCTCCATCTCCAACGGCGGCACCTTCGGCTCCATGATGTCCACGCCCATCATCAACCCGCCACAAAGTGCGATCCTGGGCGTGCACGCCACCAAGGACCGTGCAATGGTGGAGAACGGCCAGGTTGTGGTTCGCCCGATGAACTACTTCGCCATGTCCTACGACCACCGCATCATCGACGGCCGCGAAGCCGTTCTGGGCCTGGTGGCCATGAAGGAAGCGCTGGAAGATCCGGCACGTCTGTTGTTTGACATCTAA